The genomic stretch TATGTATAATTTAAGTAAGCCAGAAATTACTGAATTTGGTGATTTAAGACTTCCAAATGGAAAAGAAGTTGTACATAGAAATTTGgcatatatatataaacaGAGAATACCAAGAAAACATCAATTTGAAATGGAGGatggaaataattcaactcttgttttaaaaaatagaCATcacaataaaaaaattaatatttatggaaataatcaatttggcttaaatttgaaatttaaagataagTCACATTTGAAGCAAAATCTACTTTTAAGTAAGAGAATTAAGAATGTTAATTTGAAGGTTGGggttaataataataaattacagaaatattttgtaaGAAGAGATGTTGTTTggtaattaaataatataaattataattgtCCACATtcatatataattatagGTATCTTAGGTTTACTATTTGGAGGTAGAACTGTGGCATTTTCAATCTTTTTCAAAGTTGCAAAAGAATCATGTCCTAATAATTGTCCAAAAACTACGTGTTTATTATCTAACCAAGAACATGTATTACAAGTAATAAAGAATTGGCATCCATTTGTATTTGGGCTACCATTATTTGCCATAGAAAGAAGTCCAGGTTTTGTATGCTtgatttcaaaattttcatcattaaaatAGCTTGTATTATATATAGATGTACTACCAGTACCATCTCCATTTACGAAATCACCACCTTGTATTACAAAGTCTTTGATTACTCTATGTATTGTAGATCCTTTATATCCCACActttttaagttttttttatattctcCAGTACAAAATTGTCTAAAGTTTTCACTTGTTTTGGGCACAATATCttgaaataattctattacTAGTCTTCCAATTTTATTGTTTTCATCTAGTAAACAAATATCTAAAAAGACTACAGGATTATCTTTATGCCTTTGTGGTCTTAATTCTGGGTCtttaatcattttgaatttgagtataacttttcatttatttgtttgatttTATATTTAGTTTTTTTCTACTTTTTTGACttaattcatatttattca from Cryptosporidium parvum Iowa II chromosome 8, whole genome shotgun sequence encodes the following:
- a CDS encoding cyclophilin type peptidyl-prolyl cis-trans isomerase, coding for MIKDPELRPQRHKDNPVVFLDICLLDENNKIGRLVIELFQDIVPKTSENFRQFCTGEYKKNLKSVGYKGSTIHRVIKDFVIQGGDFVNGDGTGSTSIYNTSYFNDENFEIKHTKPGLLSMANNGSPNTNGCQFFITCNTCSWLDNKHVVFGQLLGHDSFATLKKIENATVLPPNSKPKIPIIIYECGQL